In the genome of Crassostrea angulata isolate pt1a10 chromosome 6, ASM2561291v2, whole genome shotgun sequence, the window TTGTGGAATGAGAAATGATAGTTTCTATGATGTGCTTTGTAGAATCGTAAACCACTGAGGGAGTTCTTTGTCAAATGGCACGACCTGTCATACTGGCACTGCAGCTGGATCTCAGAATTACAGGTAAGTATCGAAATCTTCAAAGCCGTGTCTTTTTATTGAAGCTGTTGTATATGTGGAGTAACTTATTACCACTGGTTTAAGAATTTTCTACAGAATAAACAGACTGTAACTCCAAAAGAATGAAATAATCTTGTAACTAACTGTAATAAAGTTTTGTCTTCTTCAAAATTGAACTTGTAATTATATGTAGGTACCTGATTATATTACTCTATGGGTGTACATGTGAAATAATGATGTTAAAGGTAATGATATTAATGTTGTTTTATTGACAGTTGGATGTGTATCATCCGGCTATGTACAGAGCATACATCAGAAAGAATGACATGGATGAACCTCCTCCACTGGAAGATGGCAGTAGTTACGGAGGGAAAGACTACAAGAAGCAGAGGAAGAAGAATCGCAGGAGgaaggaggaggaggaggaaaaGGAAGAGGAAGATGATGACAGCAATCTGGAGGAGAAGTTCTACAAATACGGAGTCCGGCCGGAGTGGCTCCAGATCAACAGGATCATCAACCACAGGTAGACTGTAGCATACAAtgtaatactacatgtatataaatagtgcctgtttgcgAGGGTAACATTCAAATTGACACCCCAAAAAAACTATTTCAACTGACGCGAAGCGAGATGACAATGGTtattgaggggtgtcaattttaactggCACTCTCCCATTTAGGCACTATTTatcttattatactgaatgtcttaattttagagaaaattttactgcttttatataaaaatgacttGAATTCTACAGCTATGTAAGTACCGGTATTACAGAGAATTGTGTATTAGATACACATACCCATGATAATAGTTCTGATTCAATCAACTTTTAGGATAATAACCAATGATGATAATAACTAACTATAATTTTAGGATAATAACCAACTTCTTTTTTCTTGGAATCACAGACAGGGTAAAAACGAGACATGGTACCTGGTGAAGTGGTGCGACCTACCGTACGACCAGTCAACATGGGAGAAAGAAAACTTAGACCTCCCAGAAATATCCAAGCACATCAGCCAGTACGAGGCATTGAGGTATGTCTTGATAGCTAGAGGTGTTGTGTAAGTATGTTGTCCGATTTGTGTTGACTGCTGTTATTAACTTCTGATAGCCTCACAAGATCTACAAGGTCTACATATAATGGTTTGACATTTTCAGAGTTCTTATGATGGGTGATAAACGAAAGAAAGGAAAGGGAGGAAAAAGGAGCCGAGATGGGTCCGAGATCCAGGTCAAGATGCCGCCGTCTTACCCCTCCACAGATGTAGGTTTATTATCCTTTGTCTTGATGTCTGATAGgcagaaaaattttaaattcatgtttCTCTTGTGTTCtagttttatttcaatcatgAACATTATCAGTAGCTacagaaataatttttgttaaagcaagtgtataattttgtaaattgtgtTGAAACAAACGTTTACATTCCTACAGCTGAGGAAGAAGTGGGAGAAGCAGCCCGCTTACATTGACGCGACAGGAGGGACGCTTCACCCCTATCAGCTGGAGGGGGTCAATTGGCTGCGGTACTCCTGGAGTAACGGGACGGACACTATCCTAGCCGACGAGATGGGGCTCGGCAAGACCATTCAGACCATCGTGTTCCTACAGTCCCTGTATCAAGAGGTAACGGTCAATCAGGCCTTTGTAAACTCACACCATCGTATTTTAACTATCATGGTACCTAGATAAGACAGGATTCATGCACTTGTCTACAATTTGATTTACATAAAGTTTCTGAAAACACTGGCTgtaaagtatacatgtaatttcagttctacatgtaattttctatatataaaagtatAATTTGATTAAgttgtgttatttttaaaattcagggTCATTCTAAGGGGCCATTCCTGGTCAGTGCCCCTCTGTCCACTATCATCAATTGGGAGAGGGAGTTTGAGTTCTGGGCCCCCGACCTGTATGTGGTCACGTACATCGGGGACAAGGACTGCCGATCTGTCATCAGGTACTCTACCTCCTCAACATATTACTAATTACCATTGACATTTTTTATACAGTGATTCATAGTAGATTGTATGTATacattaaatttctttaaaaaaataattgaatgaaTTACTTAAAATCTTTGCAGAGAACATGAATTTTCGTTTGAAGAGAATGCAATTCGGTCGGGAGCGAAGGCGAGTAAGCTGAAGTCAGACTGCCAGGTGAAGTTCCATGTGTTACTGACATCGTACGAGCTCATCAGTATCGACAGCGCTTGTCTCGGCTCCGTGGACTGGGCCGTGCTAGTCGTAGACGAGGCCCACAGACTCAAAAATAATCAGTCCAAGGTAAGTCTTATGATATGTCAAGATTCAATTACAgagaatgtgaaaaaaaattaactgcagATTTGTAGAGGcagagttatttttaaaaagaaatttttaagttGCAgtgtacaaatgtacatgtatgtgtaaataaatgttGGTTTGAAAAGATAAAGCAACGATCCATAATTGAGACATCATCTTTGTTGTTTTCCAGTTTTTCCGTATTTTATCCAACTATAAGATTGGTTACAAATTGCTGCTCACTGGGACACCATTACAGAATAACCTAGAGGAGTTGTTCCATCTCCTCAACTTCCTCAGTCCAGATAAGTTCAAGTAGGTCTGCTTTTATAGAAAGATAGATTCATTTTTCCTTGTTAGTTAAAAACTACCCTATGAGAAGTGAATGTTGTTAGCAATCATGCCATATTTGTTTGATTATGAGATGTTAAAGTTTACCATAGTTTAAGAGTTTATGAGAAGTGGAATGTGTTCACTGATTaactttgtttgttttttttaccagtGATCTGACGGTCTTTTTGGATGAGTTTGCTGATATTGCCAAAGAAGATCAGGTGAAGAAGTTACATGACATGTTGGGTCCTCATCTACTGAGACGACTGAAAGCTGACGTACTGAAAGGAATGCCGTCCAAGAGTGAGTTCATCGTCCGAGTTGAGCTCAGTCCAATGCAGAAGTAAGTAACTTATCTTCAGTGTccattatgtaaaaaaattatttgggCCTTTGATCAGACTTTAACTTGAGTGTACATTGCTTATGTAATATCAATATGTTCTTTTTTataggaaataatataaatacatcTTATGTAATATCGATATGTTCTTTTTTATAGgaaatattataaatacatcTTAACACGGAACTTTGATGCACTGAATTCCAAGGGAGGTAATCAAGTATCACTGCTCAACATCATGATGGATTTGAAGAAGTGCTGCAATCATCCATATCTCTTTCCTACTGCTTCTAATGTAAGTAGATGTATTGCAAAagttatgtaaaaataaattatactctgtggtttgaaaaacaaaatgtacaaACATTTCTTGTGCATATTATTGTACACTTAATAAAGAGTTAAGAACTGGAAGTAAACTCTATGATTTATTTGATTGCAGGATGCCCCTAAGCTGCCAAATGGAATGTACGAAGGCACAGCCATGACCAAGGCGTGTGGTAAACTGGAGCTTCTGTCCAATATGATGAAGAAGTTAAAGGAGAAGGGCCATAGACTGCTCATCTTTTCCCAGGTAAATACTAAATACAGGTGTACCTGAACAGGTGTAGCAATTACCTCGTCTCTTCACAGGTAGATAATCTCTATAGGTATATATTGTGATAATACACTTACCTGTAATCAATAAGCTAAAGGAAACATGGAattaaactgtcatttttttaactttgtgcAGATGACCAAGATGTTGGACATACTTGAGGATTTCCTGGAGTACGAGGGCTACAAGTATGAGAGGATTGATGGAGGGATCACGGGCTCCATGAGGCAGGATGCCATCGATCGATTCAATGGTAAGTGGAATTTCACGTCATGAATTAGGcacaaaattgttcaaaagaATTATAAATAGTATCTaagtttaaaaaacttttttttgtttggtaGATCTTAAAATACTTTAATTACTGTAGTATCATCATTGTTTGTGGGGACTATGGGTAACATTtgcccatgaatttacatccccacgatcacatatatacatgtacaagcatttgtttaatatttattaaaaattcccgattaaacaacaaacaaaattacatccccatgaaccAGGAAAATATTGGCTACCCATGAACATTAACCCcacatgaataaaaatgattccacagtattagtTAAAGACTTTAGTGCTGAGGGTTTGTAGTGTAGCACACATTTTTGTAAAGCACTTCTCAATGTGTCCTTTGTTCCTCACTGCAGCACCCGATGCGCCTCAGTTTGCCTTCCTGCTGTCGACTCGTGCTGGGGGTCTGGGCATCAATCTGGCAACAGCGGACACTGTCATTATTTATGACTCGGACTGGAACCCCCACAACGACATCCAGGCCTTCAGTCGCGCCCACAGAATTGGTCAGGCAAACAAGGTCATGATCTACCGCTTCGTCACTCGTAACTCCGTGGAGGAGAGAATTACCCAGGTCTGGTGATTTATCTCACAGCATATCCTTTGTTGCAGCAATAAAGGAGATAAGGGTTCAGTTTATCATTTCTACTAGATGTATGATTGTCCAGGGTGTTGTTTCTCCTATTTTAACTCATATTCTTCTTAGAGCAGTGAAGCTGTTAGGGGTTCTGTTAATCATTTAATCTAAATGCATTGTAACATAGAAGTAACATAGAAGTGCTGGATTTGCAGGTGGCCAAGAAGAAGATGATGTTGACCCATCTGGTGGTTCGACCAGGACTGGGTAACAAGGGCGGAGCTATGTCCAAACAGGAACTGGATGACATCCTCAAGTTCGGGACGGAAGAACTCTTCAAAGACGTGTCAGAAGGAAAAGGTCAGAAACTTGAATATTCTAAGACTTTTAACATGTCTATGACgatcattaaaaaaacccaacaaaatacatgtatttacataacTAGCATGATTTATCTTTATGTTATACAGAGGAAGAAGAGGCTAGAATTGTGTACGATGATGAGGCCTTGGACAAGCTGTTAGATAGGACCCAGGCAGGTCAGGAGGAGAGAGAGATGGCCATGAATGAATACTTCAGCTCATTCAAAGTGGCCACCTACGCATTCAAGGAGGAAGAGGTCAGACTTGTAGCAAAATTAATATTGTAGACCTGTAATACATAGCACGATCTGCTATATTGCtgatttttcttgatattttttttcacgttTGAAGCTTTGATATATCATTTaacttttttacaaattttaattttgatagaaCAATACCGGtacatttgcattttttataaAGTAAGAAAATTGTGGTAAAAATGTGTGACGAGTTTTCGTTTGATTGACAGGAGGAGGAGCCAGAGACAGAGGTTCTTAAGCAGGAGGCAGAGCATGCTGACCCCGCCTACTGGGAGAAGCTTCTCCGTCATCACTACGAACAACAGCAGGAGGACATGGCCCGAACCCTGGGGAAAGGCAAGCGTATCCGTAAACAGGTCAACTACAACGACGGCATGACCGGTCACGGAGACGACGACACCTGGAAAAATAACTTCTCCGATATCGACTCGGACTTCAGTGCAGCAACAGGTAAGGGAATTCAAAATGTCAGCAAGTTGTCTTGAAATGTAGTGAATTCAATGTCATAAATAACTTAACATACTGAATAACAGCAAATGATCTTGACTTGTATAAAAAGTTTGGAATTCAGCATCTTTTGATAAATCAACAAACTGAATCTTTGTAGAcaatgatgaagatgatgacgAATATGAGGATTCAGAGAAGAGTAAGTACACATGTacttaaatgaaaacaaattcaatttttgaagaaAAGATCAATTGGAGAAATTCAAgattataaatgttttcatatgAGATTTATTGTATGTATACTTTTCATCAGACAAGCGAGGGAGCAGACAGCGAGGTTCCGAGAAGGACCGTCCCTTGCCTCCGTTACTGGCACGTGTCAATGGGCAGATTGAGGTACGTCTTACACTTGATAATTTCTAACTAAATAGAGTCTGAACATGTATTGTTACCGTTTATCCGTTGTTTTTTTCATGTgtcaaaaaaattatgaagataGGTAAATGTGCAACTTTTTTCTTTGCATCAGTCATTTTTTGTGATTGAAAAAAGTTTCTAATGGCAAACAATACCAGATATTATTTCTGCATACTGAATGTTTTTTGTGAAGTAAGAGTTCAcgcaaaaaaagcaaaaattaccTGATATATGGTTTGTTTTTGATATGAATATTTGCAGTTGTTTAAACAATCGTCTCAACAGGCACACCATCATATGAAATGAtcttattttatattcttgtacagtgtacatgtacatgagatTGATTCCCGTCTTTATAAATTCTGAATTTGATGGTAAGGCATGTCTGATTGAGTGTGGGGCATAGGCTCAAGTCATGCCTGTGTTATTATTCATCAGACACAGAGAAACTTAGGCATTATTTAGGGAGGACAACAGAACTGTGTTAACCCTTCATAAGGCAATGCTTTACAGATATTATATTGCATGTACAGTTGTATATAGATGAGTTATCCCTACTCTAAGTCCAGGGCTGTGTAATTCTAGTGTTCTCTGGTTTGATACAGGTGCTTGGATTCAATGCACGACAGAGGAAGGCTTTCCTGAATGCTGTAATGAGATATGGAATGCCACCACAGGATGCATTTAATTCACAGTGGTAAGATACAATATCTTTATCAATAGGAAATCATTTTAGCTTCATCATTTGTATGcattacatatatatctttatggaaactGTCATATTTGAAATGACTTTACACATAAGTGCAGCAcattgtattttgttaagtgTTCATTTGGAactttctacctgataaaatcTTGTAATCTTTTATGTCATCTGGACTCAAAATCTGAATTAAACCATCTTATCTGTAGGCTGGTGAGAGATCTGAGGAACAAGTCAGAGAAAGTGTTCAAGGCGTACGTGTCGCTCTTCATGAGACATCTGTGTGAGCCGGGAGCAGACAATGCAGAGGCTTTTGCTGATGGTGTGCCCAGGGAAGGGTTGTCAAGGCAACATGTTCTGACAAGAATTGGCATCATGTCCCTGGTCAGGAAGAAGGTGAGGCTGTTATAAAATATGACATCTAAGCCCCTATGCATTCTTTCAAAAGATCCCATGATCCTTATCTTCTAGCAAAAGAAACTAACATTTctgagatatttttttcttaaaaggtCCAAGAGTTTGAACAGATTAATGGTTTGCATAGCATGCCCTACATTTTGGCCACTAAAGCTCTTGAACTTATGAAGAAAGAAGCAGTCAGCAAATCTCCCGCTCCTAAATCCCCTGCTCCTGGAACTAAGGAAGAGGAATCTGACTCCAAGAAATCTGAGGAAGGAAAGGATAAAGCTGAGGACAAGAAAGATGAGAAGGAGAACAGCGAAGAGGAAGAGAAGAAGACAGAGGACAAGGAGGAAGTCAAGTCTGAGGAGAAGGAAGAGATCAAGAAAGAGGAAGTTAAAGAAGAGGAGGAGGAGAAAGCAGAGGAGAAAAAGGAAGAAGAAAAGGTATCTAAGAATTGATTACTGTACACCAACCCTTTTATAGTCTGAACCAGTCCTTaaataatgtcttttttatttgattaagaATATAAACATAGATTTGGTCCTGTAAATAAGTCACCATGAACCAGTTTATCAATGGAAAATAATAGATTGGTTTACAGTGCCTTTTTTCTgcaaaaattcatattgattGTGTGTGTGATATTGACAGTATAGTTTATACATATTGCAAGTATATTCAAATATACTTGTAGTGTGTTTAGTAAAATTAGGAGCGATTTAGAAAAAGCAGTAAAACTTTATGTATTTATTAGAAGGAAGAGACACCTACAGTGAAGGAAGAAGAACCAATGGAAACAGAAGAGAAGAAACAAGAGGTCaaggaagaaaaagaagaaaggaTGGAGACAGATGAGAAAAAAGAACCTGAAAAAGAGGCTGACAAGgaggaaaaagaagaaaaatctgACAGTAGGGGAATAAGTTGTCTGGTTGGGGAAATTTGTCAAGGCAGAGAAATTAGATTTCAGGGTGGGGAAATTGGTTGTCTGGGTGGGGAAATAAATCTTCAGGAAAGATAAGTTGGTTGTAGAATAATACAACAAGCTAATTATCAAGTGGGAAAGGCTGATCCCTTTTAAAACTAAACTAAACTCATTTTATATAGATTGCATTTGACTTCTTCATAAATTCATTTACAATTATACATAAACATGTACTTTGTAGGTGAAACTGAGAAGAAGGAAAAGCAAGAGAGCTCAGAAGAGACCAAAGATGAGAAAGAATCCAAAGATG includes:
- the LOC128190049 gene encoding chromodomain-helicase-DNA-binding protein Mi-2 homolog isoform X10; the protein is MAGKISRDEMDDSMDYEEEAGEDESFGDEASSEKKGKKRKKKDSEEKKKRKKSKKAKKYEDDEDYGSGVPDEEEEEFVSSKKKRQKDRGGGSKEKKSPSDQIADELGINNVDIPFDDDDYISLNNYKLFKQHVQPIIQKANPKVAMAKMVTLIGAKWREFAQIVAQRNKDKDDGSPSEREKGDTSRDGATSDKEEEVTDTENRDNDDDTEPHSDPVPEETSKKKRKKSKKTVPAIKIKIGKKKRGRKKAASDDDGVGYDTSDEEFERQLEEASILEEEEKAAAEAAPKKKSKTKKGRGRGGKKKTKLTNKYPTDPDADGYETEHQDYCEVCQQGGEIILCDTCPRAYHLVCFDPELEEPPEGKWSCPHCEGEGIKEQEEDDHMEFCRVCKDGGELLCCDTCPSAYHVHCLNPPMKMIPDGEWHCPRCSCEPLKGRVAKILTWRWTEPIQEEGKMEELDHTHPHLPASTRKLMVKNGGKYEPMDLQRLIELSNKNRKPLREFFVKWHDLSYWHCSWISELQLDVYHPAMYRAYIRKNDMDEPPPLEDGSSYGGKDYKKQRKKNRRRKEEEEEKEEEDDDSNLEEKFYKYGVRPEWLQINRIINHRQGKNETWYLVKWCDLPYDQSTWEKENLDLPEISKHISQYEALRVLMMGDKRKKGKGGKRSRDGSEIQVKMPPSYPSTDLRKKWEKQPAYIDATGGTLHPYQLEGVNWLRYSWSNGTDTILADEMGLGKTIQTIVFLQSLYQEGHSKGPFLVSAPLSTIINWEREFEFWAPDLYVVTYIGDKDCRSVIREHEFSFEENAIRSGAKASKLKSDCQVKFHVLLTSYELISIDSACLGSVDWAVLVVDEAHRLKNNQSKFFRILSNYKIGYKLLLTGTPLQNNLEELFHLLNFLSPDKFNDLTVFLDEFADIAKEDQVKKLHDMLGPHLLRRLKADVLKGMPSKSEFIVRVELSPMQKKYYKYILTRNFDALNSKGGNQVSLLNIMMDLKKCCNHPYLFPTASNDAPKLPNGMYEGTAMTKACGKLELLSNMMKKLKEKGHRLLIFSQMTKMLDILEDFLEYEGYKYERIDGGITGSMRQDAIDRFNAPDAPQFAFLLSTRAGGLGINLATADTVIIYDSDWNPHNDIQAFSRAHRIGQANKVMIYRFVTRNSVEERITQVAKKKMMLTHLVVRPGLGNKGGAMSKQELDDILKFGTEELFKDVSEGKEEEEARIVYDDEALDKLLDRTQAGQEEREMAMNEYFSSFKVATYAFKEEEEEEPETEVLKQEAEHADPAYWEKLLRHHYEQQQEDMARTLGKGKRIRKQVNYNDGMTGHGDDDTWKNNFSDIDSDFSAATDNDEDDDEYEDSEKNKRGSRQRGSEKDRPLPPLLARVNGQIEVLGFNARQRKAFLNAVMRYGMPPQDAFNSQWLVRDLRNKSEKVFKAYVSLFMRHLCEPGADNAEAFADGVPREGLSRQHVLTRIGIMSLVRKKVQEFEQINGLHSMPYILATKALELMKKEAVSKSPAPKSPAPGTKEEESDSKKSEEGKDKAEDKKDEKENSEEEEKKTEDKEEVKSEEKEEIKKEEVKEEEEEKAEEKKEEEKKEETPTVKEEEPMETEEKKQEVKEEKEERMETDEKKEPEKEADKEEKEEKSDSETEKKEKQESSEETKDEKESKDENEEKKEEKSDEKKEEKEDKSEDKEEKKTPKEEVKSEVKDEKDKDDERKDKEDEKKKEEGNQKFMFNIADGGFTELHTLWTNEQRALQPGKEHEVWHRRHDYWLLAGIVTHGYGRWQDIQNDHRFQIINEPFLSEQGKGNFLEIKNKFLARRFKLLEQALVIEEQLRRAAYLNLTQDPNHPAMALNARFAELECLAESHQHLSKESLAGNKPANAVLHKVLNQLEELLSDMKQDVSRLPATLARIPSVSQRLAMSERSILSRLVNPGQAAAQSTTPATTASASSSSSSSHALPSTTAAFLAQAGLPAGYSAANFPAGFRPQFGLPQSPFGQGPLGFPLIPNMPSQHDISTTISAILSQSGQLLGQSGAMKSSATPSPSHRSPASTPGPPTYDQATAPFLPSPADPFTWQVSAESAAKSAMESLLGQSLAQTKMPK
- the LOC128190049 gene encoding chromodomain-helicase-DNA-binding protein Mi-2 homolog isoform X2 yields the protein MAGKISRDEMDDSMDYEEEAGEVDESTVSSPTPSPRPALAAEVRGSRMGVSYESFGDEASSEKKGKKRKKKDSEEKKKRKKSKKAKKYEDDEDYGSGVPDEEEEEFVSSKKKRQKDRGGGSKEKKSPSDQIADELGINNVDIPFDDDDYISLNNYKLFKQHVQPIIQKANPKVAMAKMVTLIGAKWREFAQIVAQRNKDKDDGSPSEREKGDTSRDGATSDKEEEVTDTENRDNDDDTEPHSDPVPEETSKKKRKKSKKTVPAIKIKIGKKKRGRKKAASALFPQDDDGVGYDTSDEEFERQLEEASILEEEEKAAAEAAPKKKSKTKKGRGRGGKKKTKLTNKYPTDPDADGYEVETEHQDYCEVCQQGGEIILCDTCPRAYHLVCFDPELEEPPEGKWSCPHCEGEGIKEQEEDDHMEFCRVCKDGGELLCCDTCPSAYHVHCLNPPMKMIPDGEWHCPRCSCEPLKGRVAKILTWRWTEPIQEEGKMEELDHTHPHLPASTRKLMVKNGGKYEPMDLQRLIELSNKNRKPLREFFVKWHDLSYWHCSWISELQLDVYHPAMYRAYIRKNDMDEPPPLEDGSSYGGKDYKKQRKKNRRRKEEEEEKEEEDDDSNLEEKFYKYGVRPEWLQINRIINHRQGKNETWYLVKWCDLPYDQSTWEKENLDLPEISKHISQYEALRVLMMGDKRKKGKGGKRSRDGSEIQVKMPPSYPSTDLRKKWEKQPAYIDATGGTLHPYQLEGVNWLRYSWSNGTDTILADEMGLGKTIQTIVFLQSLYQEGHSKGPFLVSAPLSTIINWEREFEFWAPDLYVVTYIGDKDCRSVIREHEFSFEENAIRSGAKASKLKSDCQVKFHVLLTSYELISIDSACLGSVDWAVLVVDEAHRLKNNQSKFFRILSNYKIGYKLLLTGTPLQNNLEELFHLLNFLSPDKFNDLTVFLDEFADIAKEDQVKKLHDMLGPHLLRRLKADVLKGMPSKSEFIVRVELSPMQKKYYKYILTRNFDALNSKGGNQVSLLNIMMDLKKCCNHPYLFPTASNDAPKLPNGMYEGTAMTKACGKLELLSNMMKKLKEKGHRLLIFSQMTKMLDILEDFLEYEGYKYERIDGGITGSMRQDAIDRFNAPDAPQFAFLLSTRAGGLGINLATADTVIIYDSDWNPHNDIQAFSRAHRIGQANKVMIYRFVTRNSVEERITQVAKKKMMLTHLVVRPGLGNKGGAMSKQELDDILKFGTEELFKDVSEGKEEEEARIVYDDEALDKLLDRTQAGQEEREMAMNEYFSSFKVATYAFKEEEEEEPETEVLKQEAEHADPAYWEKLLRHHYEQQQEDMARTLGKGKRIRKQVNYNDGMTGHGDDDTWKNNFSDIDSDFSAATDNDEDDDEYEDSEKNKRGSRQRGSEKDRPLPPLLARVNGQIEVLGFNARQRKAFLNAVMRYGMPPQDAFNSQWLVRDLRNKSEKVFKAYVSLFMRHLCEPGADNAEAFADGVPREGLSRQHVLTRIGIMSLVRKKVQEFEQINGLHSMPYILATKALELMKKEAVSKSPAPKSPAPGTKEEESDSKKSEEGKDKAEDKKDEKENSEEEEKKTEDKEEVKSEEKEEIKKEEVKEEEEEKAEEKKEEEKEETPTVKEEEPMETEEKKQEVKEEKEERMETDEKKEPEKEADKEEKEEKSDSETEKKEKQESSEETKDEKESKDENEEKKEEKSDEKKEEKEDKSEDKEEKKTPKEEVKSEVKDEKDKDDERKDKEDEKKKEEGNQKFMFNIADGGFTELHTLWTNEQRALQPGKEHEVWHRRHDYWLLAGIVTHGYGRWQDIQNDHRFQIINEPFLSEQGKGNFLEIKNKFLARRFKLLEQALVIEEQLRRAAYLNLTQDPNHPAMALNARFAELECLAESHQHLSKESLAGNKPANAVLHKVLNQLEELLSDMKQDVSRLPATLARIPSVSQRLAMSERSILSRLVNPGQAAAQSTTPATTASASSSSSSSHALPSTTAAFLAQAGLPAGYSAANFPAGFRPQFGLPQSPFGQGPLGFPLIPNMPSQHDISTTISAILSQSGQLLGQSGAMKSSATPSPSHRSPASTPGPPTYDQATAPFLPSPADPFTWQVSAESAAKSAMESLLGQSLAQTKMPK
- the LOC128190049 gene encoding chromodomain-helicase-DNA-binding protein Mi-2 homolog isoform X5, producing MAGKISRDEMDDSMDYEEEAGEVDESTVSSPTPSPRPALAAEVRGSRMGVSYESFGDEASSEKKGKKRKKKDSEEKKKRKKSKKAKKYEDDEDYGSGVPDEEEEEFVSSKKKRQKDRGGGSKEKKSPSDQIADELGINNVDIPFDDDDYISLNNYKLFKQHVQPIIQKANPKVAMAKMVTLIGAKWREFAQIVAQRNKDKDDGSPSEREKGDTSRDGATSDKEEEVTDTENRDNDDDTEPHSDPVPEETSKKKRKKSKKTVPAIKIKIGKKKRGRKKAASALFPQDDDGVGYDTSDEEFERQLEEASILEEEEKAAAEAAPKKKSKTKKGRGRGGKKKTKLTNKYPTDPDADGYEVETEHQDYCEVCQQGGEIILCDTCPRAYHLVCFDPELEEPPEGKWSCPHCEGEGIKEQEEDDHMEFCRVCKDGGELLCCDTCPSAYHVHCLNPPMKMIPDGEWHCPRCSCEPLKGRVAKILTWRWTEPIQEEGKMEELDHTHPHLPASTRKNRKPLREFFVKWHDLSYWHCSWISELQLDVYHPAMYRAYIRKNDMDEPPPLEDGSSYGGKDYKKQRKKNRRRKEEEEEKEEEDDDSNLEEKFYKYGVRPEWLQINRIINHRQGKNETWYLVKWCDLPYDQSTWEKENLDLPEISKHISQYEALRVLMMGDKRKKGKGGKRSRDGSEIQVKMPPSYPSTDLRKKWEKQPAYIDATGGTLHPYQLEGVNWLRYSWSNGTDTILADEMGLGKTIQTIVFLQSLYQEGHSKGPFLVSAPLSTIINWEREFEFWAPDLYVVTYIGDKDCRSVIREHEFSFEENAIRSGAKASKLKSDCQVKFHVLLTSYELISIDSACLGSVDWAVLVVDEAHRLKNNQSKFFRILSNYKIGYKLLLTGTPLQNNLEELFHLLNFLSPDKFNDLTVFLDEFADIAKEDQVKKLHDMLGPHLLRRLKADVLKGMPSKSEFIVRVELSPMQKKYYKYILTRNFDALNSKGGNQVSLLNIMMDLKKCCNHPYLFPTASNDAPKLPNGMYEGTAMTKACGKLELLSNMMKKLKEKGHRLLIFSQMTKMLDILEDFLEYEGYKYERIDGGITGSMRQDAIDRFNAPDAPQFAFLLSTRAGGLGINLATADTVIIYDSDWNPHNDIQAFSRAHRIGQANKVMIYRFVTRNSVEERITQVAKKKMMLTHLVVRPGLGNKGGAMSKQELDDILKFGTEELFKDVSEGKEEEEARIVYDDEALDKLLDRTQAGQEEREMAMNEYFSSFKVATYAFKEEEEEEPETEVLKQEAEHADPAYWEKLLRHHYEQQQEDMARTLGKGKRIRKQVNYNDGMTGHGDDDTWKNNFSDIDSDFSAATDNDEDDDEYEDSEKNKRGSRQRGSEKDRPLPPLLARVNGQIEVLGFNARQRKAFLNAVMRYGMPPQDAFNSQWLVRDLRNKSEKVFKAYVSLFMRHLCEPGADNAEAFADGVPREGLSRQHVLTRIGIMSLVRKKVQEFEQINGLHSMPYILATKALELMKKEAVSKSPAPKSPAPGTKEEESDSKKSEEGKDKAEDKKDEKENSEEEEKKTEDKEEVKSEEKEEIKKEEVKEEEEEKAEEKKEEEKKEETPTVKEEEPMETEEKKQEVKEEKEERMETDEKKEPEKEADKEEKEEKSDSETEKKEKQESSEETKDEKESKDENEEKKEEKSDEKKEEKEDKSEDKEEKKTPKEEVKSEVKDEKDKDDERKDKEDEKKKEEGNQKFMFNIADGGFTELHTLWTNEQRALQPGKEHEVWHRRHDYWLLAGIVTHGYGRWQDIQNDHRFQIINEPFLSEQGKGNFLEIKNKFLARRFKLLEQALVIEEQLRRAAYLNLTQDPNHPAMALNARFAELECLAESHQHLSKESLAGNKPANAVLHKVLNQLEELLSDMKQDVSRLPATLARIPSVSQRLAMSERSILSRLVNPGQAAAQSTTPATTASASSSSSSSHALPSTTAAFLAQAGLPAGYSAANFPAGFRPQFGLPQSPFGQGPLGFPLIPNMPSQHDISTTISAILSQSGQLLGQSGAMKSSATPSPSHRSPASTPGPPTYDQATAPFLPSPADPFTWQVSAESAAKSAMESLLGQSLAQTKMPK